From the Paenibacillus sp. R14(2021) genome, the window ATCATCTCGCTGCGGAGAGATTCGCTCTTATTCGCAACTCGCAAATATCCGGCATTCGCCTGAAGAAGCGCGTTAACATGATCGATCCATTGCTGGTCCCATATTTCACCTTGAATCAAGGCATCCACGGCTGTTTGGAGCAATTCTCGCACTTCCACAACCTCGGCATGAATGCGTATTTTATCCTCTGCATTCAATTCAGCAATTCCCGTTATGCGATGCAGGAAACCTGCCGTTCTCAGCCATTCTTCTATATCTTCAAAAGTAGTCAGCAGCTCCTGCTGTTTGCCTTT encodes:
- a CDS encoding CGNR zinc finger domain-containing protein, with translation MSLPFVWLGNHTAIDFLNTRKINKGKQQELLTTFEDIEEWLRTAGFLHRITGIAELNAEDKIRIHAEVVEVRELLQTAVDALIQGEIWDQQWIDHVNALLQANAGYLRVANKSESLRSEMIYEAHRLAGFFMEQLVRLTSECVQGKIKKCSNPECILHFYDHSRNGSRRWCDVTTCGNRVKVNQYYHRKKARLTK